From the genome of Corallococcus macrosporus DSM 14697:
GGGCCGCTGACGGTACCGCGCCACCCCTCTACCAATGAGCGCGCCGAACATCCGTCGAGCCGTCCAGTTGCTGCCTGCCTGCGCCACCACCGGAATCGGGAGCCTGCCGCACACGCAAGTGGAGCTGGGGCTCCAGGCCGCGCTGGCCATGGACATTCCGTTCCTGCCGCAGCTTCCGGTGGGCAAGCCCTCGGAGCTGATGATTCCCGCGGCGCTGGAGGGCCTGCCGGGCCTGTCCTTCGACGATGACGGCCTGTGCACCGTGGACCTCGGCGCCTGGCAGGCGGGGCGCGCCGCCTTCGAGGCGCGGCTGGAGGCGGCGTTCCAGTCCGGTCAGTTCGAGAGCTTCGAGCCCTCGCCCGAGGCCTGCCGCGCGTGGCGGCCCTTCCTGTGGGAGGTGGAGACGCGGAAGCTGGCCTTCGCGAAGGCGCAGCTCGCGGGGCCCTTCACGGTGCGCTCCGTGGCGCGCACCCCGGACGGCCGGCCCACGTTGGACGTGCCGGGCCTGGACGAGGCGATGTTCCGGCTGACGCTGGCGCGCGCACTGGCCATGGTGAAGGCGCTGCGCCGCGCGGGGACGACGCCGCTGTTCTACCTGGACGAGCCCGGGCTCTACGCGCTCCAGCGGATGAATCCCCGGCACATGATTGCCATGCAGGAGCTGAAGCTGCTGGTGGTGGCCCTGCAGCGCGAAGGCGCGCTGGTGGGGCTGCACTGCTGCGGCAACACGGACTGGGCCGCGCTGCTGGATGTCCAGCCGGACCTGCTGTCCCTGGACGTGCGGCTGTCGCTGGACGCGATGGTGGAGGCCGCTGCCGCGCTGGAGCGCTTCCTGGGCGCGGGCGCGACGTTGAGCCTGGGCATCATCCCCACGGACCTGGCGTCCACCTACGAGGTGGGGGAGCTGGTGGACTCGGTGGAGGCCACGCTGAAGGCGGCGCTGCCGCGCGGCTTCACCTTCGCGCAGGTGGTGTCCACCGTGGTGCTGACGCCCGCGTGTGGGCTGGCGATGCGCTCGGTCATCGACGCGGAGCGCATCCTGGAGGAGCTGAAGGCCGCCCAGCGGCGCCTCCGCGGGGCGCTCTCCGCCGAGCGCCCGTCTGTCGACACCGTGAATCCCCACTGAGACGCCGGGCGCCGGGCCCCTTGTGGCCCTGTCGCGCCGCGCTGAAAGGTGGGCCGCCCGGCGGGCGTGGGCCACCGCGATGCCTACCTTGTCGCGGGGGGACCTGAGCCCATGTTGGAGCAGCGCATCGGGACATGGTTGGAGCTGCAGGACGCGCTCTTCGCCGGCTCCTGGAGCGAGGCGCTGGGGCGCCACCGGTCCACCTTCGTCTTCCGCGGCATGCCCCAGGTGAGCAATGACTTGTCCACGGCGCTCAACCGCCAGGGGCTGTTCGTGCGCAAGGAGAAGGACCTGCTGCGGGCCTTCCGGAAGTACGCGCGGGGCGACAGCCCGCCGTCCGTGGAGTCCGTCTGGGACTGGCTCGCCCTGGCCCAGCACCATGGGCTGCCCACGCGGATGCTGGACTGGACCTTCAGCCCCTACGTGGCGCTCCACTTCCTCACGGAGAACCCGGAGCGGTATGACGACGACGGCGTGGTGTGGTGCGTGGACTACCGCCAGACGAACCAGCACCTCCCCAGGCGGCTGAAGACGCTGCTCCGTCGAGAGGGCGCGGACGTCTTCACCGGGGAGATGCTGGCCACGGCGGCGTCGGACCTCCCGGCCTTCGACCACCTGGCGAAGCACCCCTTCGTGCTCTTCCTGGAGCCGCCGTCATTGGACGCCCGCATCGTGAATCAGTTCGCGCTCTTCTCGGTGATGAACGGCCCCGAACTCTGCCTGGACTCCTTCCTCGAAGCCCAGGCGGAGGGCGTCCGCAAGCTCGTCATCCCCGCCGCCCTCAAGTGGGAGGTGCGCGACAAGCTGGACCAGAGCAACATCACCGAGCGCGTGCTCTTCCCTGGCTTCGACGGGCTCAGCCGCTGGCTCCGGCGTTACTACAGCCCTCGGGGCGCCTCGAAGCTCGCGAGCGCTCCCGCGGCGCGCAAGCGGAAGCGGACGACGAAGTGAAGCGCCTTGGCGGCCCGCTGTCACACGCGTCGCCCACGGCCCTGACGAGGTCTCCCGAGGGGCGGAGGCGCGGCCGGCTACTGACGGCCGAGCCGCAGCTCCCGCTCGGCCTGGTACCAGTCCTGGTCGGAGTTGCCGTGCATCCCTCCCCGCGCGAGGAAGATTTCGTAGGCCCGGCGTGCAATCTGCTCGTCGGTGGGCCCGGGCCGCGGCTCTGGAGCCCGGGCCTTGGACTCGGACGCGGGGGCCGGCGCCCTGGTTGAAGACGGGCCGGTCTGCTTGTTGGCGGTGTGGCGTGCCATGCGCGGATTCCTCCGGTGAAACAGGTCCGCGGAGATTGAGTCGCGTCGAGTCCGAAGGAAACCGGCATGCGGGAGGCTGGGTTGTCAGTGCGACAGGAGGACTGCCTCTCTGTCGGTCGACGGACAGCCCTCTGTAGGCGGGGTGGGCGAGGGGGCCTTCAGCCGCCTGCCAGGACGCCCGTGGTCAGCGCGGCGTCGAGCGCCCGCTGCATGGCGGTGCTCATGCCCAGGCTGGCGGCGTCCGCTGGCGTGCACCAGCGCAGCTCCTGGAACGCGGGGGTGCTCGTGGGCCTGCGGGCGCCGGAGACGCGCAGCAGGCGCAGCGTGAGGTCCCGGTGGGTGAGCTGCCGCTTCACGGCGCCCAGGGCGCCTTCCAGCTTCACCTCCACGCCCAGCGCGGCGGCGATCCGGGCGCGGGCCTCGGTGTCCGGCGCGTCGTCGGCGATTTCAGCGCCTGGCAGCTCCCACAGGCCACCGAAGAGGCCGGCGTCCGCCCGGCGGGCGAAGAGCAGGGTGCCGGCGTGGGGCCACACGGCGACGGCCAGCGTCAGCTTCTTGGGCGTGGCGCGCACCTTGGCGGGAGGCAGCTCGTCCACGCGGCCCTTGCGGAAGGCGACGCAGGCGGTGCGGACGGGGCACAGCAGGCACAGCGGGTTCTCCGGCCGGCACGTGGTGGCGCCGTGCTCCATCAGGGCCTGGTTGAGGTCCCCGGGGCGCTTGCCCTTCACCAGCGCGGCGGCGAGCGCCCAGAGCGTGGCCTCGCGCTGGCGGTCTCCGGGGAGGCCCTCGACCTCGAAGACGCGGGCGAAGACGCGCGCGACGTTGCCGTCCACCAGCGGGGCCTCCTCGCCGAACGCGATGGAGGCCACCGCGCCGGCGGTGTAGCGGCCGAAGCCCGGCAGCTCGAGCAGCGCCGCGGCCGTGGAGGGCAGGGCGCCACCGAAGCGCGCGACGACCTCCTGCGCGGCGCGGTGCAGGTTGCGGGCGCGGCTGTAGTAGCCCAGGCCCTTCCAGCCCGCGAGCACGTCATCCAGCGGCGCCGAGGCCAGGGCGCGCGCGGTGGGGAAGCGCTTCAGGAACCGCTCCCAATAGGGAATCACCGTCGACACCTGCGTCTGCTGGAGCATGACCTCGCTCAGCCAGATGGCGTACGGGTCCTTCGTGCGGCGCCACGGCAGGTCGCGCCTGTTCCGGTCATACCAGTCCAGCAGCGGCCCCCGCACGCTGGCCAGGTGCTCGGGGGTGGGGGCCACGAGCGGCGCGGCGGGAGGACGCCCGGCGCGGGGCTTCCGGGCTGGCGCCTCATCGGGCGGAGCCACGGCCGTGACGGGAGCGCGCGTCTTGGTGACAGGGCCCTTGGGTGGTACCTGTGCGTCGGAGGTGACGCGCTTCGCGCGGGCACTGCGGGAGGTCATGAACCCTTCTTCTTCATCTCAGCCGCCATGCGGCGGGCGACCCGGTCGAACAGGGAGGGCACCCACCGGTTGGCCACCACCATCACCCGGCCCGGCAGCGTGAGCACGGTGTCGCGGTGGCCCCGCCGGCTCGCGCGGACCATGGCGGCGGCGACCTCCTCCGCGGACATGGCCTTCAGGGGAATGGCGTCCTGCTTCCAGCCCTCCGCGTTGAGGCGGTTCTCCCGGAAGTCGCTCTCGGTGAAGCCGGGCGACACGAGCAGCACCCGGATGCCCTCCTCGGCGAGCTCCGCGCGCAGCGACTCCGTCATCGCATTCACGGCGGCCTTGGACGCGCAGTAGGCGCCGAGCAGCGGCAGGCCGCGGTGGCCCAGCACGGAGCTGACGTTGACCACCTGCGCGCCGCGCCGCCTGCGCAGCAGGGGCAGGGCCTCGCGCGTCATCCGCCACAAGCCAAGGACGTTCAGCTCGAAGAGCTTCCGGAGCTGCTCCTCGCCCATGGCCTCCAGCGGCCCATAGCTTCCCTGGCCCGCGTTGTTGACGAGCACGTCCAGCCCGCCGAAGGCGGCGTCCGTCTCCGCCACCAGCCGCGTCACGTCGTCGCCCACCGTGACGTCGCACCGCACCGGCAGTGCCCTCACGCCCAGTGACGCCACTTCACGGGCCGCGTCCTCCAACTCGGGGAGCCGGCGCGCGGCCAGGACGACATCCGCGCCCGCCGCCGCGTAGGCCTTCGCCGCCGCCCTGCCAATGCCTCCGGAGGCCCCCGTGACGAGGACCACCCGGCCCTTGAAGGGTTGGGTCTTCATGCCGGCGCGCACCATACCTTCCCGGTTGCCTGGGGGGACTGTCTTTCAGCGACCAGCGGGGGCCTGTTTCCTCGCCTGTTCCCCTTTGGGTGGAGCGGGCGAACGCCTAGGATGCGCGCCCTCATGCCGCGCCCCCCTCTCACCAACGACTTCTCCTGGTCCAAGAGCCGCCACGAGAAGTTCTCCGAGTGCCTCCGCGCGTACTACCTCTACTACTACCGCTCCTGGGGCGGCTGGGAGGCGAGCGCGCCCAAGGACGTGCGCGAGCTCTACGTGCTGAAGAAGCTGGGCAACCGCTACACCTGGGCCGGCAGCGTGGTGCACGAGAGCATCAAGGACGTGCTGCTGGACTGGCGCGCGGGCCGCAAGGTGGAGCAGGCGGAGGTGGAGGAGCGCACGCGCAAGCTGATGCGGGACGACTTCCGGCACTCGCGCGCGAAGAACTACTGGTCGCAGAAGTACCGCAAGCAGTTCACCGGCCTGGTGGAGCACGAGTACGCGGAAGCCGTGCCGGACGAGGCCTGGAAGCAGAACTGGGAGACGGTGCGCTCCGCGCTGGCGTGGTTCTTCTCCTCGCGCTGGAAGGACCTGGCGCTCAGCCTCAAGCCCGAGCAGTGGCTGGAGGTGGACGCGGGCTTCGACTTCGCCCACTTCACGCTGGACGGCCTCAAGGTCTTCGCCATCCCCGACTTCGCCTTCGTGGACGAGGACGG
Proteins encoded in this window:
- a CDS encoding SDR family oxidoreductase, with the translated sequence MVRAGMKTQPFKGRVVLVTGASGGIGRAAAKAYAAAGADVVLAARRLPELEDAAREVASLGVRALPVRCDVTVGDDVTRLVAETDAAFGGLDVLVNNAGQGSYGPLEAMGEEQLRKLFELNVLGLWRMTREALPLLRRRRGAQVVNVSSVLGHRGLPLLGAYCASKAAVNAMTESLRAELAEEGIRVLLVSPGFTESDFRENRLNAEGWKQDAIPLKAMSAEEVAAAMVRASRRGHRDTVLTLPGRVMVVANRWVPSLFDRVARRMAAEMKKKGS
- the mutY gene encoding A/G-specific adenine glycosylase, with amino-acid sequence MTSRSARAKRVTSDAQVPPKGPVTKTRAPVTAVAPPDEAPARKPRAGRPPAAPLVAPTPEHLASVRGPLLDWYDRNRRDLPWRRTKDPYAIWLSEVMLQQTQVSTVIPYWERFLKRFPTARALASAPLDDVLAGWKGLGYYSRARNLHRAAQEVVARFGGALPSTAAALLELPGFGRYTAGAVASIAFGEEAPLVDGNVARVFARVFEVEGLPGDRQREATLWALAAALVKGKRPGDLNQALMEHGATTCRPENPLCLLCPVRTACVAFRKGRVDELPPAKVRATPKKLTLAVAVWPHAGTLLFARRADAGLFGGLWELPGAEIADDAPDTEARARIAAALGVEVKLEGALGAVKRQLTHRDLTLRLLRVSGARRPTSTPAFQELRWCTPADAASLGMSTAMQRALDAALTTGVLAGG
- a CDS encoding FRG domain-containing protein, which encodes MLEQRIGTWLELQDALFAGSWSEALGRHRSTFVFRGMPQVSNDLSTALNRQGLFVRKEKDLLRAFRKYARGDSPPSVESVWDWLALAQHHGLPTRMLDWTFSPYVALHFLTENPERYDDDGVVWCVDYRQTNQHLPRRLKTLLRREGADVFTGEMLATAASDLPAFDHLAKHPFVLFLEPPSLDARIVNQFALFSVMNGPELCLDSFLEAQAEGVRKLVIPAALKWEVRDKLDQSNITERVLFPGFDGLSRWLRRYYSPRGASKLASAPAARKRKRTTK
- a CDS encoding DUF2934 domain-containing protein gives rise to the protein MARHTANKQTGPSSTRAPAPASESKARAPEPRPGPTDEQIARRAYEIFLARGGMHGNSDQDWYQAERELRLGRQ
- a CDS encoding RecB family exonuclease, which produces MRALMPRPPLTNDFSWSKSRHEKFSECLRAYYLYYYRSWGGWEASAPKDVRELYVLKKLGNRYTWAGSVVHESIKDVLLDWRAGRKVEQAEVEERTRKLMRDDFRHSRAKNYWSQKYRKQFTGLVEHEYAEAVPDEAWKQNWETVRSALAWFFSSRWKDLALSLKPEQWLEVDAGFDFAHFTLDGLKVFAIPDFAFVDEDGTPVVVDWKTGKSREGYDEQVLGYALYVAQRYRFPVEKVRASLVYLNEGKEQDVTVDPEAMASFRSHFEQSVAKMRALLKDPATNTPLDASAFPPTESLTACARCVFRRPCGREGAAAEVSRPQQVA